Within Serratia odorifera, the genomic segment TCCGGCCCCGGCTTGTCTGAAAACGGCCGCAGGCTGATTCGGAGGTAGCGTTTTATGTCCACATTATCGAATGACGCGCCGCGCCATCACCGGCATGCCTGCTGGAGTGGGGTGTTTGCCATGACGCTGTGCGTATTTGCATTAGTGGCATCGGAATTTATGCCCGTCAGTCTGCTGACGCCGATCGCCGGGGATTTATCCGTCAGCGAAGGGCTGGCAGGACAGGGGATTGCCATTTCCGGCGCGTTTGCGGTGTTGACCAGCCTGTCGATTTCAACGCTGGCCGGCACTGTTAACCGCAAACTGCTGCTGTTGGGCATGACCGCATTGATGGCGGTGTCCGGCACGGTGATCGCACTGGCGGCCAACTATGCGATTTACATGATGGGCCGCGCCTTGATCGGCGTCGCCATCGGCGGCTTTTGGTCACTGTCGGCCGCTACGGCGATCCGCCTGGTGCCGCAGCATCAGGTGCCGCGCGCGCTGGCGGTGTTCAACGGCGGCAACGCGCTGGCTACGGTCATCGCGGCACCGCTCGGCAGCTATCTGGGTTCGGTTATCGGCTGGCGTGGCGCGTTCTTCTGCCTGGTGCCGGTGGCGGCGCTGGCCTTTATCTGGCAGTGGTTTAGCCTGCCGACGATGAGCGTGGATCACGGCACCAAGCGCCGTGGCAGCGTTTTCCGCCTGTTTGCCAACCCGTTGGTGGCGGTGGGCCTGCTGGCCTGCGGACTGTTCTTTATGGGGCAGTTTGCGTTATTCACCTACCTGCGGCCGTTCCTGGAAACGGTCACCCGGGTGGATATCGCCACCCTGTCGTTCATGTTACTGGCCATCGGCGTGATGGGCGTTATTGGCACGCTGTTGATCGGCCGTTTTCTGCATGCCGGTTTCTACCCGACGCTAATAGCCATTCCGCTGTTGATGGCGGCAATTGCCGCCACGCTGATCGCCTTTGGCCACAGCCTGTGGGTGGTCGCGCCGCTGCTTGGTCTGTGGGGGCTGATCGCCACCGCCGCCCCTACCGGGTGGTGGAGCTGGATCGCCAGGACCTTGCCGAACGACGCCGAAGCGGGCGGCGGTCTGATGGTGGCCATGGTACAGCTGTCGATTGCCGTGGGTTCCACCGTCGGTGGACTGGCATTTGACCATCTTGGTTATCAAAGCACTTTCACCGTCAGCGGCACGTTATTGCTGCTGGCAGCGATGCTGACGTTGTTGACGTCGCGTAAAGATACCCATCAAACCCACTGAGGATCTACTGATGAAAAGACTTTCCCTGCTGTTAGGGCTGTTGATCGGCTCGTTTGCGGCAACAGGCGCCGATATGTCTAACGGCGCAGACAATTTTTATAAAAGTACCAGGGTCAGCCAGCAAAAGGTGACCTTTAAGAACCAGTACCAGATGACGGTTACCGGCAATCTGTTCATGCCGAACGATCTGAATCGGCAAACCCGCCACCCGGCGATTATCGTCGGGCACCCGATGGGAGCGGTAAAGGAGCAGAGTTCGAATCTGTATGCGCAAAAGCTGGCGGAGCAGGGCTTTGTCACGCTGGCGATCGATCTGTCCTTCTGGGGCGAGAGCGCCGGCCAGCCGCGTAACGCGGTTTCACCGGACATCTATGCGGAAGACTTCAGCGCCGCGGTGGATTATCTCGGTACGCGTCCGTACGTCGATCGCGACCGTATTGGCGTGCTGGGTATCTGTGGCAGCGGCAGTTTTGCCATCAGCGCGGCGAAGATCGACCCACGTCTGAAGGCGATTGCCACCGTCAGCATGTACGATATGGGCTCGGCCAACCGCAACGGGCTGAACCATTCACTAACGCTGGAACAGCGCAAAAAAATCATCGCCGATGCGGCACAGCAGCGTTACGTGGAGTTCACCGGTGGCGAAACCCAATACACCAGCGGCTCGGTGCATAAAATCGACGACAACGCTTCCGCCATCGAGAAAGAGTTCTACGATTTCTATCGTACCGCGCGCGGTGAGTTTACCCCGCAGGGCAGCTCGGCACTGCTGACAACGCACCCGACGCTGACCAGCAACGTGAAGTTTATCAACTTCTATCCGTTTAACGATATCGAGAGCATTTCACCGCGGCCAATGCTGTTTATTACCGGCGATCGGGCGCATTCGAAGGCGTTCAGCGAAGATGCCTACCGGCGTGCCGGCCAGCCGAAAGAGCTGTACATCGTGCCGGGAGCCGGTCACGTTGACCTGTACGACCGCACCGATCTGATCCCGTTTGCCAAGCTGAGCACGTTCTTTAACCGCAATTTGCAGTAATCCGATCCGGCCGCGCCCTAGCGGGCGTGGCCGATTTCACTGAGGCGCGTAGTGATGAAATAGCGTCGTATGTTATCGCTCGCGCTGGCAACCGCCGTTGGCAGGCACAGCGTGGCGGTAACCTTCTCCGCACGCTAAGGTTGCTGCTGATTCAGCACCGGCGGTTTTGCATTGGCGTCGGTTGCCAAACACCGCCGGTCATCACCCCCGCATTTTTATCCGCATGGTCTATAGTTACCTTCATCACGGAGGAGGGGCTATGCGCTTTATCGTCGTCAGGCATGCTGAATCGCAAGGAAACAGGGACGGGATCATCCAGGGGCAACTGGATAGCCCGGTCACAGCCGACGGCCATCGGCAGATCGCCGCGTTAATGGCCACCTTGAAAGATTGCGCCTTTTCCCACATCGTCAGTTCACCGGCCGGCCGTGCGATGACCACCGCGCAGGCGCTGGCTGCACATTGCCACTGTGTCGTCAGCAGCGACGAGCGCTTGTGTGAACAGCATTTCGGCTGTTACCAGGGGCGGCCTTATCATCAGGCTTTTTCCTGTGACCCCGATGGGGTCAAGCGTATTTTTACCGGCGTGCCGACAGCGGCTGCGCCGCAGGGCGAGTCGGCGCTGCAGGTGGTGCAGCGTTTATTGTCGTTCTTTGGCGAGTTTGCACTTGGCGGCAATGCCACCGTCGGCGTGGTAACCCACAGCCATGCGCTACAGTCGCTGATCTGGCATTTACAGGGGGCCAATCCGCGCGAAGAAACCGGCAAATATGGCCATCCCAACTGTGGTTATTCGATTATTGATGCCACCGACGGCGAACTGGCGCTGCAACATTGGGGCATCGCCACCCATCTGCGCGCATTGCGCCAATCGCCGATCTGACCGCTGGCGCGTTTGCGCGTCATTGCCGCCCGCCGCCGCCCCCTTGGCGCTAATCTTGTATATAATCAGCGCGAATATCCGTAAACCCCGTATCAGGAGTACCCATGCCTTCCAAGGCGATCGCTAAATGGCTCAAACGACTGACGCTGGTGTTGGTGACGATCCTGATCACGCTGCTTGCCGTGCGAGTTTACGACACCCAGCGCGGTCCGGCGCTGGAACCGTGGCATACCTTTGTGCCACACGAAATGAGCGGCGACGAAGTGGACGGTGCCGACTGGCCGGCCTATCTGGCCGCCGAACAGCGGGTGTTTGCCGAGGTGAAAACCAACGTCAGCGATCGGCTGGAGGCTGGCGAACGTATTCCCCTGAACCGCTATTTTAGCGGCAGCCCGATTTATCCCGCGCATTTTGCCCGTGACTGGAATCGTTCTTATCAACTGTTACCGGCGGGGGAACCGCGTGGCGCGGTGGTGTTGTTGCATGGGCTGACCGACTCACCGTATAGCCTGCGGCATATTGCCGACAATTACCGGCAGCACGGCTTTGTCGCCGTTGGCATTCGCTTGCCGGCGCATGGCACGGTACCGGGCGCGTTGACCGCCATTGAATGGCAGGACTGGCTGGCGGCCACCCGACTGGCGGTGCGCGAAGCGCGTAAGCGTATCGGCGCGGACAAGCCGCTGCATATCGTCGGTTTTTCCAACGGCGGTGCCTTGGCGATGAAATATGCGCTGGATGCGCTGGAAGATCCCGAACTGGCACCGCCGCAGCGGCTGATTTTGATTTCGCCGATGATAGGCGTCACCCACTTCGCCCGCTTTGCGGGCATCGCCGGTTGGCCGGCGGTGTTCCCGGCGTTCGCCAAAGCGGCGTGGCTCGGCATACTGCCGGAATTCAATCCGTTTAAATACAACTCGTTCCCGGTCAACGGCGCGCGCCAGTCCTATTTGCTCAGCAATGCGCTGCAACAGCAGATAGCCCGGCTTGGCCGTGATGGCAAGCTGGCGGCATTGCCACCGGTGCTGACCTTCCAATCGGTGATGGACTCCACCGTCAGTACCCGGGCGGTGATCCGCGCGCTGTATAATGTCTTGCCGGCCAACGGCAGCGAACTGGTGCTGTTTGACGTCAATCGCACGGTGAATTTCGGCCCGCTGCTGCGGCCCAATGCCGCCGATGCGGTAAACCAGCTGTTGCCGCCGCCGCCGCGTCGTTACCGCGCCACGGTAATCACCAACCGATCGCCGGAAAGCAGCGAGGCGGTAGCGCATATTACCGAGGCCGGAGCGGTGGCGGAACGCCAACAGCCGCTCGGCCTTGCCTACCCTGCGGATATCTATTCGTTGTCGCATGTGGCGTTGCCGTTCCCGATCGACGATTCGCTTTACGGCCGTTTCCCGGCGCAGCGTGCCGAATTTGGCATCAGCCTCGGCACCATTGCCGCGCGTGGGGAGCGTTCGGTATTGGTGGTCGATATGGATTCGCTGATGCGTCTTGCCTCCAACCCGTTCTTCCCGTACCTGTTTGCAGCGTATCGACAGCAAGCTTTAGACAAAACCGAGCAGGGCAAAGGCATCATCCTGCGGCTGGTAATCGAGCAGTTGGCGGGTTTCTTCCAGCGACAGGCGCTGATAGCGGTTGTTGGAAACGCCGTGCACCACCGCGTAGGAGACGTCGGTAACGCGAATGCAGCGATCGAGCAGATCGGCGGCGTCGCGGTGGCTGAGAAAGGCGCTCATGTCGCGGGCGCTGAGCTGCTGACCGGCGCACAGGGTGGTGAAGTTGGCGATGCGTACCGACAGGGCGGACAGGCCTTCCTGGTGGGCAAAGTAGGCGGCGATGCCTTCGCCGAACGCCTTGCTGACGCCATACAGATTCTTTGGTCGTGGTGCATCGTCCGGCCGTACCTGATAATCCAGCGGATAGCCTTCTACCGCCTGGGCGCTGCTGGCAAATACCACGCGCCGACAGCCGGCATCCTTGGCGGCGCGGAAGATATTAAAGGTGCCGAGAATGTTGTTGTCTTTCAACGAGTCGCAAAAATTCGCGTCCGGTGACGGATCTGCCGCCAGATGCAGCACGGTATCGATGCCGGCGCAGGCGGCGCGGCAGGCTTGCAGATCGGTGATGTCAAAGGCCAGCACCTGGTCGTTGGCACCGATATCGTGCAATAGGCCGATGTCCCGCTCCGCCAGCCGCAGTGGATAACGGCCTGCCATTGCCGTCCGGTATGCTGTAGCAACGCGGCCACCCGCGCCGGTGATCAAAATCCTGCCCATCTCAGAACGCAATGCCATGGCGCTTCAATCCTAAACAAGTTACGCAGAGGCCCAGTATTAGCCCGCTGCATTATCCTTGTCCAGTTAATATTAATTTCTCTGATGTTTTAGCG encodes:
- a CDS encoding MFS transporter, which produces MSTLSNDAPRHHRHACWSGVFAMTLCVFALVASEFMPVSLLTPIAGDLSVSEGLAGQGIAISGAFAVLTSLSISTLAGTVNRKLLLLGMTALMAVSGTVIALAANYAIYMMGRALIGVAIGGFWSLSAATAIRLVPQHQVPRALAVFNGGNALATVIAAPLGSYLGSVIGWRGAFFCLVPVAALAFIWQWFSLPTMSVDHGTKRRGSVFRLFANPLVAVGLLACGLFFMGQFALFTYLRPFLETVTRVDIATLSFMLLAIGVMGVIGTLLIGRFLHAGFYPTLIAIPLLMAAIAATLIAFGHSLWVVAPLLGLWGLIATAAPTGWWSWIARTLPNDAEAGGGLMVAMVQLSIAVGSTVGGLAFDHLGYQSTFTVSGTLLLLAAMLTLLTSRKDTHQTH
- a CDS encoding alpha/beta hydrolase, with the protein product MKRLSLLLGLLIGSFAATGADMSNGADNFYKSTRVSQQKVTFKNQYQMTVTGNLFMPNDLNRQTRHPAIIVGHPMGAVKEQSSNLYAQKLAEQGFVTLAIDLSFWGESAGQPRNAVSPDIYAEDFSAAVDYLGTRPYVDRDRIGVLGICGSGSFAISAAKIDPRLKAIATVSMYDMGSANRNGLNHSLTLEQRKKIIADAAQQRYVEFTGGETQYTSGSVHKIDDNASAIEKEFYDFYRTARGEFTPQGSSALLTTHPTLTSNVKFINFYPFNDIESISPRPMLFITGDRAHSKAFSEDAYRRAGQPKELYIVPGAGHVDLYDRTDLIPFAKLSTFFNRNLQ
- a CDS encoding histidine phosphatase family protein, with the translated sequence MRFIVVRHAESQGNRDGIIQGQLDSPVTADGHRQIAALMATLKDCAFSHIVSSPAGRAMTTAQALAAHCHCVVSSDERLCEQHFGCYQGRPYHQAFSCDPDGVKRIFTGVPTAAAPQGESALQVVQRLLSFFGEFALGGNATVGVVTHSHALQSLIWHLQGANPREETGKYGHPNCGYSIIDATDGELALQHWGIATHLRALRQSPI
- a CDS encoding NAD-dependent epimerase/dehydratase family protein codes for the protein MALRSEMGRILITGAGGRVATAYRTAMAGRYPLRLAERDIGLLHDIGANDQVLAFDITDLQACRAACAGIDTVLHLAADPSPDANFCDSLKDNNILGTFNIFRAAKDAGCRRVVFASSAQAVEGYPLDYQVRPDDAPRPKNLYGVSKAFGEGIAAYFAHQEGLSALSVRIANFTTLCAGQQLSARDMSAFLSHRDAADLLDRCIRVTDVSYAVVHGVSNNRYQRLSLEETRQLLDYQPQDDAFALLGFV